A region of Lycium barbarum isolate Lr01 chromosome 1, ASM1917538v2, whole genome shotgun sequence DNA encodes the following proteins:
- the LOC132616524 gene encoding large ribosomal subunit protein eL15-like, whose amino-acid sequence MVQMQLARRLSDSARAYTYVSELWRKKQSDVMRFLQKVRCWEYRQLPSIVRVTKPTCPDKARRLGYKAKQGYVVYRVRVKRGGRKRPVSKGIVYGKPTNQGVTQLNFQHSKRFVAEERAGRKLGGHRVLNSYWINESAKYLHL is encoded by the exons ATGGTGCAGATGCAGCTCGCTAGGAGGCTTTCAGATTCAGCTA GGGCTTACACTTATGTGTCGGAGCTATGGAGGAAGAAGCAATCAGATGTTATGAGGTTCTTACAAAAGGTGAGGTGCTGGGAGTACCGCCAGCTCCCTTCTATTGTCCGTGTCACCAAGCCTACCTGTCCTGACAAGGCACGCCGATTGGGATACAAGGCCAAGCAA GGCTATGTAGTCTATCGTGTTCGTGTGAAACGTGGTGGAAGGAAGAGGCCAGTTTCCAAGGGTATTGTGTATGGTAAGCCCACCAACCAGGGAGTCACCCAACTAAATTTCCAGCACAGCAAGAGATTTGTTGCCGAGGAACGTGCTGGTAGGAAATTGGGTGGTCATAGAGTCCTCAACTCTTACTGGATTAACGAG AGTGCAAAGTATTTGCATTTATGA
- the LOC132644530 gene encoding large ribosomal subunit protein eL15 produces the protein MGAYTYVSELWRKKQSDVMRFLQRVRCWEYRQLPSIVRVTRPTRPDKARRLGYKAKQGYVVYRVRVKRGGRKRPVSKGIVYGKPTNQGVTQLKFQRSKRSVAEERAGRKLGGLRVLNSYWINEDSTYKYFEVILVDQAHAAIRNDPRINWICNPVHKHRELRGLTSAGKKYRGLRGRGHLHHKARPSRRATWKRNQTLSLRRYR, from the exons ATGG GGGCTTACACTTATGTGTCGGAGCTATGGAGGAAGAAGCAGTCAGATGTTATGAGGTTCTTGCAAAGGGTGAGGTGCTGGGAGTACCGCCAGCTCCCATCTATCGTCCGTGTCACCAGGCCTACCCGTCCTGACAAGGCACGCCGCTTGGGATACAAGGCCAAGCAG GGCTATGTTGTTTACCGTGTTCGTGTGAAACGTGGAGGAAGGAAGAGGCCAGTTTCCAAGGGTATTGTCTATGGTAAACCCACCAACCAGGGAGTCACCCAACTGAAGTTCCAGCGCAGCAAGCGATCTGTTGCTGAGGAGCGTGCCGGAAGGAAATTGGGTGGTCTTAGGGTCCTCAACTCTTACTGGATTAATGAG GATTCAACCTACAAGTACTTTGAGGTAATACTGGTTGACCAAGCCCATGCTGCTATTCGTAACGATCCAAGGATCAACTGGATCTGCAACCCAGTTCACAAGCACAGAGAATTACGTGGTCTCACTTCGGCTGGTAAGAAATACAGGGGACTCCGTGGAAGAGGACATCTCCACCACAAAGCTCGTCCCTCAAGAAGGGCGACCTGGAAAAGGAACCAGACTTTGTCTCTCCGCCGTTACCGTTAA
- the LOC132644540 gene encoding large ribosomal subunit protein eL15, which translates to MGAYTYVSELWRKKQSDVMRFLQRVRCWEYRQLPSIVRVTRPTRPDKARRLGYKAKQGYVVYRVRVKRGGRKRPVSKGIVYGKPTNQGVTQLKFQRSKRSVAEERAGRKLGGLRVLNSYWINEDSTYKYFEVILVDQAHAAIRNDPRINWICNPVHKHRELRGLTSAGKKYRGLRGRGHLHHKARPSRRATWKRNQTLSLRRYR; encoded by the exons ATGG GGGCTTACACTTATGTGTCGGAGCTATGGAGGAAGAAGCAGTCAGATGTTATGAGGTTCTTGCAAAGGGTGAGGTGCTGGGAGTACCGCCAGCTCCCATCTATCGTCCGTGTCACCAGGCCTACCCGTCCTGACAAGGCACGCCGCTTGGGATACAAGGCCAAGCAG GGCTATGTTGTTTACCGTGTTCGTGTGAAACGTGGAGGAAGGAAGAGGCCTGTTTCCAAGGGTATTGTGTATGGTAAACCCACCAACCAGGGAGTCACCCAACTGAAGTTCCAGCGCAGCAAGCGATCTGTTGCTGAGGAGCGTGCCGGAAGGAAATTGGGTGGTCTTAGGGTCCTCAACTCTTACTGGATTAATGAG GATTCAACCTACAAGTACTTTGAGGTAATACTGGTTGACCAAGCCCATGCTGCTATTCGTAACGATCCAAGGATCAACTGGATCTGCAACCCAGTTCACAAGCACAGAGAATTACGTGGTCTCACTTCGGCTGGTAAGAAATACAGGGGACTCCGTGGAAGAGGACATCTCCACCACAAAGCTCGTCCCTCAAGAAGGGCGACCTGGAAAAGGAACCAGACTTTGTCTCTCCGCCGTTACCGTTAA
- the LOC132644549 gene encoding beta-fructofuranosidase, insoluble isoenzyme CWINV3-like, protein MQYLHYQKKKVNFLAFTKPRFSNIVNQYLPLLMAQPYRTAYHFQPPRNWINDPNGPMIYKGIYHLFYQYNPEGPLWGNIAWGHSTSTDLVNWTIHPPALSPLDPYDIKGCWSGSATILQDGTPAILYTGGDSEKVQLQSLAVPKDPSDPYLVEWVKSPHNPIMTPNKEEKELLRDPSTAWLGLDGIWRVIIGNERKKRGTALLYKSKDFIHWTEAERPLHSTDETPMWECPDFFPVSIDGQNGLDTSVISQGVKRVFGMPESVFWIMLSHFSLFGCTKYIAKCFLTKNVSPKYVLKNSVARSSVDYYTIGTYDHHNDRYIPDEGSVDNESGLRLDYGRYYAAKSFFDSAKNRRIFIAWVNEATTSDEIASARGWSGLQSFPREIWLDRAGKQLIQWPIEEIETLRTNKVELENITLKAGSKTEISGVTGAQADVEISFSIPMAMLEQAEVLESNSTNPQEIANQTGSLTNTGVGPFGLLVLASNNIEEHTAVFFRIFKKNDKFVVLMGCDLKRSSLGNEYDNKINYGAFLNVDPVTENLSLRTLIDHSIVESFGGGGKACITTRAYPTLAINDNAHIFAFNNGSQHVEISCMSAWSLNQAQIN, encoded by the exons ATGCAATATTTGCACTACCAAAAAAAGAAAGTAAATTTTCTTGCTTTCACCAAGCCAAGATTCAGTAATATTGTAAATCAATATCTTCCTCTCCTCATGGCTCAACCTTACAGAACTGCTTATCATTTTCAACCTCCAAGGAATTGGATAAATG ATCCTAATG GACCAATGATATACAAGGGAATATATCATTTGTTTTACCAATACAATCCTGAAGGTCCACTATGGGGAAACATTGCATGGGGTCATTCTACTTCAACTGATCTTGTCAACTGGACTATTCATCCTCCTGCACTTTCGCCTTTAGACCCATATGACATCAAAGGTTGCTGGTCAG GTTCCGCCACAATTCTCCAAGATGGCACACCAGCTATACTCTACACTGGAGGCGACTCAGAAAAAGTTCAACTTCAAAGTCTAGCCGTGCCCAAAGATCCATCCGACCCTTATCTTGTCGAATGGGTTAAATCGCCTCATAATCCAATCATGACACCGAATAAAGAGGAGAAAGAATTGCTTAGGGACCCAAGCACGGCGTGGTTAGGCCTCGATGGGATTTGGAGAGTTATTATAGGGaacgaaagaaaaaaaagaggaacTGCTCTTTTATACAAAAGCAAGGATTTTATTCACTGGACCGAAGCAGAACGACCCCTGCATTCGACAGATGAAACTCCAATGTGGGAATGTCCTGATTTTTTTCCTGTATCTATTGACGGTCAAAATGGACTTGACACTTCAGTAATTTCGCAAGGGGTTAAGCGTGTGTTTGGTATGCCAGAAAGTGTTTTCTGGATAATGCTTTCCCATTTTTCCTTGTTTGGTTGCACTAAATATATTGCAAAATGTTTTCTTACAAAAAATGTTTCCCCTAAATATGTACTCAAGAATAGTGTGGCTCGTTCTTCTGTTGATTATTACACCATCGGAACCTATGACCATCACAACGATAGATATATACCAGATGAGGGATCTGTAGATAATGAATCAGGATTAAGATTGGATTATGGAAGGTATTATGCTGCTAAGTCTTTCTTTGATAGTGCTAAGAACAGGAGGATCTTCATTGCTTGGGTTAACGAGGCTACTACAAGTGATGAAATAGCTAGCGCCAGAGGATGGTCTGGTCTTCAG TCATTTCCTAGAGAAATTTGGCTCGATAGAGCTGGAAAGCAATTGATTCAGTGGCCTATCGAAGAAATCGAAACGCTAAGGACAAACAAAGTCGAGTTAGAAAATATAACACTAAAAGCAGGTTCAAAGACTGAAATCTCAGGTGTTACCGGTGCACAG GCGGATGTAGAAATTTCCTTCTCAATCCCAATGGCAATGCTCGAGCAGGCAGAGGTGCTGGAATCAAACTCGACTAATCCACAAGAGATAGCCAACCAAACTGGTTCATTAACCAACACTGGTGTAGGACCTTTTGGGTTGCTAGTCTTGGCCTCAAATAACATTGAAGAACATACTGCAGTGTTCTTTAGAATTTTCAAAAAGAATGACAAATTTGTTGTGCTAATGGGCTGTGACCTAAAAAG GTCATCTTTGGGTAATGAGTATGATAATAAAATCAATTATGGAGCCTTTTTGAATGTTGATCCTGTTACAGAAAATTTGTCGCTGAGGACTTTG ATCGATCATTCCATAGTAGAAAGCTTTGGTGGAGGAGGAAAAGCTTGCATCACAACAAGAGCTTATCCTACTTTGGCCATCAACGATAATGCTCATATATTTGCTTTCAACAATGGATCCCAACATGTTGAGATCTCCTGTATGAGTGCTTGGAGTCTAAACCAGGCTCAGATCAACTAA